In Acaryochloris marina S15, a single genomic region encodes these proteins:
- a CDS encoding HAD family hydrolase, with amino-acid sequence MKLIMFDIDGTLTASNDLDDLAFVQTVQDIFGITNISEDWATYTHVTDACILREICEQQLGRLPDSNEIALFQKQLLQRLAQGAVREGGVFPIAGADVLLKQLQASPDYQICYAGGAWTASVQFKLQSAGLPFADIPYAFADDHDSREGICQIALDRAQATYQQTFTHVIYVGDGIWDVRAAKNLKYPFIGIATGEAAHQLKIEGAKVILPHYEDLQAFWDALDAIAP; translated from the coding sequence ATGAAACTGATAATGTTCGATATTGATGGCACCCTTACGGCCTCCAATGACCTCGACGATCTGGCGTTTGTCCAAACAGTTCAAGACATTTTTGGAATTACGAATATCTCTGAAGATTGGGCCACCTATACCCATGTCACGGATGCCTGTATTCTTCGGGAAATCTGTGAACAACAGTTAGGACGTTTACCTGACTCCAATGAAATAGCGCTCTTTCAAAAACAATTGTTGCAACGACTCGCCCAAGGTGCTGTCCGGGAGGGCGGCGTTTTCCCTATTGCTGGTGCTGATGTCCTGCTGAAACAGTTGCAAGCTTCCCCGGATTATCAGATCTGCTACGCAGGTGGCGCTTGGACTGCATCGGTTCAGTTTAAGCTGCAGTCGGCGGGATTACCCTTTGCGGACATTCCATATGCCTTTGCAGACGATCATGATTCACGAGAAGGTATTTGTCAGATTGCCCTGGACCGTGCTCAAGCAACCTACCAACAGACTTTTACCCATGTGATCTATGTGGGGGATGGCATTTGGGATGTACGAGCCGCGAAAAACTTAAAATATCCTTTTATTGGCATTGCGACCGGAGAAGCCGCTCACCAACTTAAAATTGAAGGGGCAAAAGTGATTCTCCCTCACTACGAGGATCTGCAGGCATTCTGGGATGCGTTGGATGCGATCGCACCTTAG
- a CDS encoding pentapeptide repeat-containing protein, which translates to MMTNNKEVGPILGTENLLSILLSGSETWNDWRIKNPTIPVNLFKANLSNALLRGANFANADFRKAKLFRADLRAVCLYRADLRGANLKGANLFGANLSGANLSGANLSNAMLYCANLGGANLRGTILDSANLMRANFSHGDLRNAILRNAKLQGTHFEGTRMLRTDLDEINLSKVQIDGVHLMDVDINHSAMEDAAVTGILIS; encoded by the coding sequence ATGATGACAAATAATAAAGAGGTAGGTCCCATCTTGGGGACCGAAAACCTATTGAGCATTCTGTTAAGTGGATCGGAGACTTGGAATGATTGGCGGATTAAAAATCCGACCATCCCGGTTAACTTGTTTAAAGCCAATCTCAGTAATGCACTGCTCCGAGGCGCAAATTTTGCTAACGCAGATTTTCGTAAAGCTAAACTGTTTCGAGCGGACTTACGGGCAGTGTGCCTCTATCGGGCTGATCTGAGGGGCGCCAATCTTAAAGGTGCCAATCTGTTTGGTGCCAACCTGAGTGGAGCCAACCTGAGTGGTGCGAACCTCAGTAATGCCATGCTTTACTGTGCCAATCTTGGAGGGGCCAATTTAAGAGGCACCATTTTAGACAGTGCAAACTTGATGCGAGCTAACTTCAGCCATGGAGATCTTCGGAATGCCATTCTTCGGAATGCCAAACTCCAAGGCACTCACTTTGAGGGGACTCGTATGTTGCGCACTGACTTGGATGAGATTAACCTCAGCAAGGTCCAGATCGATGGGGTTCACTTAATGGATGTTGATATCAACCATTCTGCGATGGAAGATGCTGCCGTTACGGGCATCCTCATTAGCTGA